GGCACCGCGCGGCTTGCCGTCCGCGCCGTCTCGTTGATCGCGAGGCTGAGCCCGGCGGCGATCAGGAGCAGCGCCGCGGCCACCGCGAACGCGGCGCCGTAGCCGCCGGTGAGATCGAACAGGGCGCCGCCCAGCCAGGAGCCCAGCGCCGCGCCCGCCTGATGCGAGAGGAAGATCAGACCGAAGAGCGAGCCCACCGAGTACCGGCCGAACAGGTCTCCGGTGAGCGCCGAGGTCATGGCCAGGCTGCCCGACATCCCGACGCCGCCGATGGCGGCCACGAGCAGGAGCAGCCGGGGGTCGTGGACGGTGAAGAGCATGCCGAAGGCGGCGACCCGCAGCACGTAGACCGCGGCGAGCACCGGCTTCCGCCCCCAGCGGTCGGAGATGAGCCCGAGCGTCAGCCCGCCCCCGATCGCGGTCATCCCCAGGAAGCCGATCGCCGACGATGCGGTCATGGGGTGGAAGCCGTGGTCGGTCAGCATCGGCACGCCGTGGGCGGAGAGCAGGCTCATCGAGAAGCCGCAGTTGAAGAGTCCCGCGGTGAGCAGCCAGAAGGACGGGATCCGCAGCGCGTCCGCGATCGCGGTGCGCTCGACGAACGCGACGCCCGCCGCCGGCGGGGCCGGTCGGCCGTCCGGGTGCAGCCCCATGCTCTCGGGATCGTCGCGGAGTACCCAGAGAGCCAGCGGCAGGGTGATGGCCAGCGAGACCACCCCGAGGATCACGCAGCTCGTCCGCCATCCGTACCGCAGGATGCTCCACATCGCGGCCGGGACCAGCACCGCCATGCCCGCCATGGAGGCGGAGCCCAGCGAGCTCATGGTGACCCCGCGGTGCCGCACGAACCAGCGGGCCAGCATCACCGAGCCCATCACGTGGCCGGTGGCCGCGAGGCCGAGCGAGCCGATCACCGCGTAGTACAGATAGAACTCCCACAGGGTGGTCATGCGGCCGGTGAGCACGAGCGAGACGGCCGTCACGAACGCACCGCCCGCGCACACCACGCGCGCGCCGATCCGGTCCACGAGGCGTCCGACCAGCGGCATGAACGCGCCGTACAGGAGGAGCGAGGCCGCGACCACGAGGGAGAAGCTGCCGCGGTCGACGCCCAGGTCGTCGGTCACCGGCTTGAGAAAGGGACCGATCGTGAAGCGGATTCCCGAGGAGAGCAGCACGATGATCGCCAGTGCCAGCGCCACCCACCATCCGTAGAAGATTCGCGGCGCGGCGGCTCCCGGCGTCATCGCCATGACATGAGTCAGTATATTCCAGCGTCGCGGTCGGGGGCCGCCATTCTCGCGTGCTATGATTTCCGCGATCACATGACCATCGCGGCCGTGCTCGGACTTCCCGATCGGATCACCCGCGCGGTGATCGGCATGGTGCACCTCCGCGCGCTCCCGGGCAGCCCTCGCTGGGACGGCGACATGACCGGCGTGCTGCGCGCCGCGCTCGACGACGCGCGGGCGCTCGCCGAGGGCGGCGCCGACGCGATCATGGTCGAGAACCACGGCGACGTGCCCTTCACCGCCGGGCGCGTGGACGCGGCCAGCGTGGCCGGCATGGCGGTGGCGGTCGCGGAGATCCGGCGCCAGGTGCGCCTGCCCATCGGGGTCAACGTGCTGAAGAACGACGTCCGCTCTGCCCTGGCCATCGCGGCCAGCGCGGGCGCCCGCTTCGTGCGCGTCAACGTCCACGTGGGCGCGGTGGTGGCCGATCAGGGCCTCATTCAGTCCGACGCCCACGACAGCCTCCGCTACCGCCGGCTGCTCGGGGCCAACGTGGCCATCCTCGCCGACGTGCAGGCCAAGCACGGGATGCCGCTGGCCCCGGTGCCGATCGAGCAGGAGGCGCGCGATTGCTTCGCGCGCGGTCTCGCCGACGCGCTGGTGGTCTCGGGGGCGGCCACCGGCGAGCCGACGCCCATGAGCGATCTCAAGCGGGTGCGCGGCGCGGTCCCCGAGGCCCCGCTCCTGGTGGGCAGCGGCGCGTCGCCCGAGACGGTCGCCGAGCTGCTCTCGGTGGCCGATGGGGTGATCGTGGGCACCTCGATCAAGCGCGACGGCCGTCTCCCGAACCCGGTCGACGCCGAGCGGGTGCGGCGCCTCGTCGCGGCCGCCCGCGGCGCCCGCGGGTGAGCGTTCGGCCCCTCCGTCGTCGAGGGACGCTTCTCGCGCTGGCCCTGGCGGTGTCCGGCTGCGCGCTCGTGACGCCTCGCCCCGCCCCCGATCCGGTGCGCCTGCGGATCGCCGATCTCCTCCTGGTAGGCTTCAGCGGCACGGAGGTCGCCGGCAACGCGGAAGTGCGGCGCCTGGTGTGCGACGTCAAGGTCGGCGGCGTGCTCCTCTTCGAGCGTTTCGCCGCGTCGGGCCGGCCGCGCAACATGGTGAGCCCCGAGCAGATCACCACGCTCACCCGCGACCTGCAGGCTCTGGCCGCGGGTTGCGCGGGGCGGCCGCTCTTCATCGCCACCGACGCGGAGGGCGGCCGGGTCATGCGCCTCTCGCCGCGCCTGGGATATCTGCCGACCCTGTCGGCGCAGGAGGTGGGCGCGCGGGATGATCCCGCGTTCACCCGGGCCGAGGCCGGCCGCATGGGCCGGATGCTGCGCGAGGCCGGCATCAACTGGGACCTGGCCCCGGTGGTGGACGTGGCGGTGAACCCGACCAACCCGGCGGTGGTCACCACCGGCCGCACGTACTCCGCCGATCCGGAGCGGGTGATCGCGCATGCGCGCGCCTTCGTGCAGGGCATGCACGAGGCGGGCGTGCTCACCGCGCTGAAGCACTTCCCCGGCCACGGCTCGAGCCGCCAGGACTCCCACCTGGGCTTCACCGAGGTGACCGATACCGCGGTGCTGCGCGTGGAGCTCTCACCCTACCGCGCGCTCATCGCGGACGGCCTGGCCGATAGCGTGATGACCGCGCACGTGTTCAATCGCGGCCTCGATCCGTGGGACCCCGCGACGCTGTCGCGCTTCACCGTGCGCCGCGTGCTCCGCGGCTGGCTCCACTACGACGGGGTCGTGGTATCGGACGACCTGCTGATGGGCGC
Above is a window of Candidatus Methylomirabilota bacterium DNA encoding:
- a CDS encoding MFS transporter, encoding MALALAIIVLLSSGIRFTIGPFLKPVTDDLGVDRGSFSLVVAASLLLYGAFMPLVGRLVDRIGARVVCAGGAFVTAVSLVLTGRMTTLWEFYLYYAVIGSLGLAATGHVMGSVMLARWFVRHRGVTMSSLGSASMAGMAVLVPAAMWSILRYGWRTSCVILGVVSLAITLPLALWVLRDDPESMGLHPDGRPAPPAAGVAFVERTAIADALRIPSFWLLTAGLFNCGFSMSLLSAHGVPMLTDHGFHPMTASSAIGFLGMTAIGGGLTLGLISDRWGRKPVLAAVYVLRVAAFGMLFTVHDPRLLLLVAAIGGVGMSGSLAMTSALTGDLFGRYSVGSLFGLIFLSHQAGAALGSWLGGALFDLTGGYGAAFAVAAALLLIAAGLSLAINETARTASRAVPLPGRPHPVAGGR
- a CDS encoding BtpA/SgcQ family protein, which encodes MTIAAVLGLPDRITRAVIGMVHLRALPGSPRWDGDMTGVLRAALDDARALAEGGADAIMVENHGDVPFTAGRVDAASVAGMAVAVAEIRRQVRLPIGVNVLKNDVRSALAIAASAGARFVRVNVHVGAVVADQGLIQSDAHDSLRYRRLLGANVAILADVQAKHGMPLAPVPIEQEARDCFARGLADALVVSGAATGEPTPMSDLKRVRGAVPEAPLLVGSGASPETVAELLSVADGVIVGTSIKRDGRLPNPVDAERVRRLVAAARGARG
- a CDS encoding glycoside hydrolase family 3 N-terminal domain-containing protein; this translates as MSVRPLRRRGTLLALALAVSGCALVTPRPAPDPVRLRIADLLLVGFSGTEVAGNAEVRRLVCDVKVGGVLLFERFAASGRPRNMVSPEQITTLTRDLQALAAGCAGRPLFIATDAEGGRVMRLSPRLGYLPTLSAQEVGARDDPAFTRAEAGRMGRMLREAGINWDLAPVVDVAVNPTNPAVVTTGRTYSADPERVIAHARAFVQGMHEAGVLTALKHFPGHGSSRQDSHLGFTEVTDTAVLRVELSPYRALIADGLADSVMTAHVFNRGLDPWDPATLSRFTVRRVLRGWLHYDGVVVSDDLLMGAIAQHYGLEEASVLALNAGVDVLLVSQNTGRIDDRAAERVVAAVTRAIADGRLSESTVQAAVARVDALRVRLR